Within Ovis aries strain OAR_USU_Benz2616 breed Rambouillet chromosome 3, ARS-UI_Ramb_v3.0, whole genome shotgun sequence, the genomic segment ccacatgccacacagccaaattaagtaaagaaataaaaacagcagaggaaggggacatatgtaaaATTATAGCTGGTTGGagttactgtacagcagaaaccaacacaatattgtaaaccaattttcctctaattaaaaatttttaaaaagctaacaaAGGCGGGGAAACACCACCAGAGCAGAAGGCCTCCCGCCCTGCCGGGCCTCTCCGAGCCCCCGCTCTCCAGTCTCCTTCACTgctggcccccaccccagcttcccCACGCCATGCCACAACTGCTCTTGCAAGGTCAAGGGTATCCTGGCTGTTGGATCCAAAGGACATGATGCAAGCCTCCTCCCCTGATCACTCTCCTTCCCTCAGCTTCCAGGACATTCCAGGGCCCTGGCTCTCCTCAGCATCTGTCCTCACTGCCCTGCTAGTGCCTCTCTTTCGGCTTCCAGGATCACTCCCCAGGACCCCCTCCCCACCGACATCCAGACCCTTCCCTCTTGCTTGAGACTTTCACTTGTGCTTCACTGTACATGGGCTGCTCCTAGCAACCCACGTCTCAGGCCACTGCACACAAATTCCAGTGTTCACAACAAACTCGTCTGCCTGCCCCAGCCCCAACCCCCAAGCCCTCTCTtccctgtgtgtgctcagcctcAGGGAAAGGCAAGGCCACCACCAAGCCAAACCCACATTCATCCTCAGCTCCTCCTCCCGCCTCACagcccctctgctgctgctgctgctaagtcgcttcagtcgtgtccgactctgtgagaccccatagacggcagcccaccaggctcccccgtccctcggattctccaggcaagaacagtggagtgggttgccgtttccttctccaatgcatgaaagtgaaaagtgaaagtgaagtcgctcagtcctatccgactcctactgactccatggactgcagcctaccaggctcctccttccatgggatctgccaggcaagagtactggagtgggttgccattgccttctcccacagcccCTCAGCAAACCACAAAATCCTAAGTTCACCTTCCAGTGCCCTCTTGGGTGTTCCTTTCTACGCTCACTGAGCACCGTTGTTCAGGCTACCATCACCTCTCACTGGGCCCCCCAACCACGGGGACCCCCCTACTCTGGTCTCCACACCAGTCAGTGATCTGTGGAAACCACTTAAACAGGGTGCTATGCTCTGCCTGCAGCCACCGCCCTGGTGGTCAAGCCTGGCCTCAAGCTGAAAGATGGCAGGGGCAGGATGGTACCCTCCCCTGCTGACTCCAGGGCCAGCCCGGCTGGCCACACAGCCACGAGAACCACCACTGCCTCAGAAATACCATATTACTCGGAGATGGAGCACTTGCTCCTAGGAGGCTCTGCCTGCCCGGATCCCGGGCTCCTCTCCTGCAGAGCAGGGCTGCATGGCTACATTCTGAGGAAACAAGCAGAAGCACCCAGAGATTCTCCAGGGCAGCAGCCAGAGCTGCCCATCAAAGTCTCCCACCCAATCCTGAGAAACAGTAGCAACAGTAACTGCCTAATTCTTTAAAACTAAGGAGATGGTGCAGGAGGGTGCCCACTAGTGGCTGGCATGCAGCAGTACTAATGGTCACTACGGCAGAGCTTTGCCTCCCTGCCCTGACAGTCCAGGGGCTCACAGGGAACCTCCTATGGGATCCTGGGACCTGGAGACTTCACAGCTATCAGGAAGTCATTATGAGGGGGCCTTGCTCACTTCTCGGCCTCAATTATGCAGTCTTTACGGTCAAGCTCATTCAGAGTCCAGAAGTGTCCTTACAGAAGTTCCGGTGTGAGAAGCATGACCAAGCTCTGGGGAGGACCTCAAGCCCAATCACCAAGAGGGAGACTGCCGGAGAACCCGAACCTTCACAATGGGAGGGTCTCAGTTTTCACCTGAACCCGGGTCAAAGGAGAGGACAAAAATGTGGAGTTAAGAGGACTTGAGCCCTTacttgggttttgttttattgtttttaaaggaaGGGGAGACTGACTGGCCTCCATCAAGTTGCTTCTGGTGAAATCAAAGTGGAAGTTTCTTTCACATTGCAGGAAGTAATGATCAATCATACCCTTTTCTGTAACCAGGAAGGCAACAGCCCATCACTGACCTTAACAAGGACGCCTTGGAAAAACATCACAGGTTCACCTAGTTTGGTATTACATATGTGCAAACAACAGCGTCCAGGTATCTAGACCGTATACTCTACGTTCTTTCAGTTTCTATCCAAGAGTCCGAACCTGCCACAAAGCCCAAGCCCACAAAAATGAGCCGGTAAAAAGCTGGAGAGTTAGAATCAAGCACACGTATCTCCCCAAACTGGGGGCCTGCCCGGAAAAGCTTTTTGTTGTCTATAGTATTGTCATTTTCGGAACCAAAGGCTTTAAATGATATTTTGCAAGTTCATTCAGAGCTAAAAAACCATCAACTTCATTAAAAGGGCGCTCAGAGGCCTCCCTGTCGTCCACCGGGTTGGGACCTTTCCCCAAGGCTTCCCTAAACCCCACTCTTTCTCTGGGGAGAGAGAGCTGACATTCGCGTCCCCTCCGCGATTCCCCAACAGTTACCTCGCTTGAACTCCTCCAGGACGGCGTCCAGCTTGGTGTCGTTGAAGACGAAGTGAAGTGGGTGATTGTAGAAGCGGGTGATGGTGCTGAGCGGCGTGCAGTCTTCGGGGTCCACGAAAGCTAAGTCCTTGAGATAGAGCATGTCCACGATGTTGGAGCGCTCGTCCTCGTAAACGGGGATGCGCGTGTGGCCGCTCTGCATGATGCTGGCCAGGACGCCGAAGTCCAGCACGGTGCTGGCATCTAGCATGAAGCAGTCCTCGAGGGGCGTGAGCACGTCCTCCACTGTCCGGCAGGGCAGCACGCCCTTGCTGAGATCGCTGTAGGGGTCGCCGCCGCCGCGCGCCAGCTCCAGCACGCGCTCGCGCAGCCTCCCTGGCCGCGCCGCCAGCTCCAGCAGCTGGCCCACCGGCAGCGCTACGGGCAGGGTGAGCAGCACCGCCAAGCGGCTGAGGATCAGCGCGCGCGGCGCCAGCGCCAACGTCCAGCGCCCGCTCACGGCGGCCGGCACCACCTCGCCCACCAGGAACACGAGCCCCGCGCTGCCTAGCACGGCAGGCACGGCGCGCTGGCCGGCCGCGCGGTACAGCAGAACGGCCAGCGCCGCCTGCGCCAGGCtggccagcagcagcagcgcgcCCAGGGCGCAGCCCGCCCAGCGCCGTGCGGGCTCCAGGCGCCGCGCCGCCGCACGCTCCGCCTCCGAGCCGCTCTCGCGCAGCACCTGCACCTCGGCGGGCGACAGCGCCAGTGCGCTCAGCTGTAGGCCCCGCGCCAGGGCCGCCAGCGCCAACAGCCCCGCCGCCCCCAGGCCCAGAGCCCAGGGCGGCGCCTCCTCCTCGGCCGCCGAGCCGCCCGGCTCCACACGCACAGCCAGCAGCGCCGAGTGCGGGCGCGCGGCCTCGGCGCGCAGGCGCAGCAGTGCGCGCCACTCGCCCGTGAGGGCTGCCGCCTCTTCGGCCGCCGAACCCCCCGGCTCCCCGCGCACCGCCAGCCGCACAGAGTGCGGGCGCGCGGCCTCGGCGCGCAGGCGCAGCAACGCACGCCACTCGCCCGTGGGAGCCGCCGCTTCGTCGGGCGCGACGGCCGGCCCGCCCTCGGGGCAACCCGCCCCCTCAGGAGCCACCCAGGACCAGGAGCTGTTGGAGAAGCCCGAGCCGAAGAGGCGCAAGCGGAAGGTGGCCTCCGGCGCGGCCCGCACCTCCCCTTCGTGCGCCCACCCCGCGCCCGCCGCTCCGTCCTCCTCTAGACAGACGCCCAGCACTCGCGGGCCCGGCGCCGCTTCTCCAGCGGCGTTGCCCAGGCAGAGCGCGGCGAGCAACCAGCCTAGCCgacccgccgccgccgccgccatcgCCTGCTGCCCCCTCTCGGCCTCCCGTGCAGCCTACCTCTCCGCCTCCGCCGGGCCAATCGTCGCCAGCCCTGGAGCCTCTTCAGCCAATAggcggcgggcgggggcgggcccCAGGGTCGGACTAGGCTGCGCCGGGGAGTAAACAAGCGCGGCGCGATCccggggcgggccgggggcgtGGGGCTCTGGGCCCTGTGGGCCTGGGCCGCGGCACCCGGAGGACGCTGGGCGGCCAGCTGGCCCGCTCTCCGCGGGGGTCTAGTTCCCTTCGGCCGTCCCCAGCGCAGGGAGGCCAGGCCCGTACTCTGGGAAGTCCCTGGCTCGGCACTTGGGCCGCCGAGAGCAGTGGAGCTCCTGAAATTGCAGATAGATAATTTAACGAAGGGAGACGGTCCGTTTCCTCAGAAACCGACGACCCAAACCTCGAAGAGGGCTAAAAGAACCGACGACCGGGCGTCGGAAGCTAAAGCTTATTGAGAGTATTCCTTGATCGCGCGCGACTCTGCTATGGGTCTGGGACGTGACACACACTCAGTCCCTCCTTAGATGAACTTGCACCCCTGCCAGAGAGAACGAAGGACGTAAATACACGAAATCACCGCCTCATTGGATCCTCGCAGCTACTTCGTTATTGATACACTTTACTAGAGAAAAGTGAACACTACTCGGGCACGGATGAGGGGTTCCAAAGCGACCAGCCTAATATCCTGTCGCCATCCCAGCAACACTAGGAGTTGGCATCTCTGTCAGAAATTACTGTATCTGGTCACTTCACTTCTAGGAGAGCATCCTTGGGAAAGTAATTCCTAACGACCAACAGGAACTATTCAAGAGGATCCTCCCAGGATTGTTGTTTTAGAAGACTGTATGGTCCTTGACAGTATGGAATGTTCCTCAACCTGTTATATGTGAACTTTACCTGGTTGGAAGGAAACACGCAAGCTAACAAGACTTCTCTATAAGTGTCCCGACAAAatggtttttttgtattttctgcatttttatgtattttcaacTTTCCTAACATAAGTAGACTGATAAGAGCATCCATATACGTGTCATTTAAAATGGTCTTTGCAAGGGCTGTATAGAAACACATATGTTGTCATGAAAATACTATTAAAAAGCTTAGGCACTGTGGTCACAATTAAGTGAAATATACTTGTGTGGAAGGTAATGTGCAAAAATGAGTAAACCTGTGGTGAGTGACCAACAAAAGTATTGTGTGAAAAACTCCAGAATAAGCTGCCAGCAGAAGCAATTATGACCTTTGACCCTTTCCACCGGACTGGCATGcctcttttgaaaaaataataatagactcAGTCCCTTTGGTTCACACTTCTGTTTCCAAGTCCAGATAAAAATGCTGACACAGATAGAATGGACAACAGCTTGAAATGAGCCACATGCCTGAAAAGTTAACCAGCAAAGAACAGTTCCAGAGGCAAGGTGGGAAAAACGCCCAGTACATCTACACAGGGCTCTGACCTCTGACAAGTTACTTTTCCTCTGGTCCCAGACTCCCTTGGAAAACAACCTTGTAACTTATTTTGGCAGGGAAACCTTTGGATAGAACAATCAGATCACACTTGGAAAACACAAATGATGATTTAAACCATGAGACCCAAAGGATCCAGTGCAGGGCAAACAAAGTTGCCCATGAATGACTTTCTGTGAACAACATAGGTCCCACACCACTTTACCAGCTTCTGTCTTGCTTGGCTCTGCACCATTCTTTAGTCCATTATCACAGCCTCGGTGGAGACACTTGTCACCAGACTTTCAGGTCCCCCATGGGCGATTTTCCTTTCTGGCCATTCAGCTCAAGACATTTCCATGTTTTATCGAAAtatttactgttgagttttaaacccaTAACTAATGTGTGTGACCCCTGACTGACTCTTCCTCCTCTCGTCTATACGTCACTTCCTCCAGCCAGTTTTCCTCAACCATCGTTACTAGGTTCAATCAAGGTTATAGGAGCAGCATGCTCCCCTCCAATAAAATCCGGTACTTACCTTCTGGTAaggcccattcattcattcattcaacaagtatttcctGCAGCCGGTGCTTGCAGTGCACCGGGACTGCAGTTGAAATAACAAATACCCTGACCTGCTGGAGCTTAAGCTCTAGTGTGAGGAcaacaaaaaatacacaaatcCTTATTTTAATACGTGACAGTTAAGttctacagagaaaaaaaacCAGGCAAGATGAGGAGATGGACAGAGGGATGGGGGCCAAGCTCTTTTGGGTGGTCTGATGGGAAGGCCTCTTCAAGGAGGCAGCGTTTGAACAGAGGCTTAGATGAAGCAAGGGGTGAGCCTCACAAAGACCTGGGAGAACGTTCCAGGTGGAGAAGATAGCCTGAGGGGTTGGTGGCACGTGGCATGTAGCAGAGGCTGAAACGTGTGTGGGACGGCTGGATGAATGAAATTTACTCTTGCCCACCTATACACAGGACTCTGCATGTTACTTCTTTTGTCTGAAatgtcctctttcctttctgcctacCCAACGCCTAACATCCCCCCCAATTCCCCTCTTAAACCACGGTTCCTTGAGCCCCTGGCCTGGGTGCACTCGATTGTACCCTCCGGCTAGGCACGTGGGGGCGCTGTGGGAGTCTGCCCGACTGAAGCCTCCGGAGTGGATGCAGTGAGGTCCCTTCTAGGTGGGCTCTCTGGGGGTGGGCACTCCAACTTGGAGACCATGACCAGCCTCCAAGTCTGGACCGAGAGGCAACTGCTGTTCTTAGACAATGTGATCCTAGTTTTAGATCAAGCACCTTTCTCCTTTAGCCCctagaggagagaggaggggcaaTTTGCCCATTCCAGCTGCCCTTGGTCCTCTGGTTTCCATTTTACTGAATTCGTAACAGTGGCAGTTGAGCACACTCGCAGTACCGGTCTAGCAGCAGCTGGCACTCTCTAGCTCCTGTGACAACAGCCTTGATTATGTTCTTGTAAGTTACACGTctccatttcattatttttagtgCTGAACAGTCCCAGGATGCTTGCCTCTTGCCCTGTCATAGCCAAGCACAGCCACTTCGAGCTCTGTGACAAGTCCTGAGCTCAGACAGGCCAACTGCAGGCTCTCCAAGATGTatccatatttcatttttttattaccaatcaaaaataaattccatatattgtTTAGCAAATATTATCATTGTTTTGTGACAAAAGACACAAGAGTCATAACAACAAAACTCCCCAAGAGTCAAAACTCATAACAATgccaaaataaatcacaaaaatatacaaattaaaatctTATGCAAAATAAATACGAGTCATTTGCTACGGTGGCTGTGACTCGCCTACCCACATGGAGGCCTGCTGTTTGCGGAGGTCCCCCTTCCACGGGAAGACGCGCAGGGCTGGGCCAGGTCCAGGGTACGGCTCAGCCCAGGAACCAGAGGCTAGAATAGGAAATGAGAAATTGCACTGGGAAGAGGAAGTCATCGGACCAGTAATATTTGGAAATAACCATGACCCTCTGCCGAAAGTGATTATAAATGGGGacagggagaggtggggaggagggaccaTCTCTTGAGAGCGTCTGTGTGTGCACAGAGGTAGCCGTGGAAGTGTGTGTACCTGCTCCATGGACTTCACACACAAACACTAGGTTCGGGCAGTGCGTGGGCTCAGGCAGCACTCAGGCCCCAGGAAAACCGCACTGCAAGACCCTACGTGGACGTGGAGAGCAAGCTGCTCCTGGAGAAAACTAAGGGGTTTCCCTGGACAGGGCACGAAGGTCTGGTGTCTTCCTCATGGCTGAGAACCCATAGGTGTCACCACCTTCTCTCCAGACTTGTAGGAATCACTTCTGTCACTGGGAAGGCCTGTTAAACTGACCAGGGCCCAGCATACTTGGTGCAAGGCATTTTCTGGTCATTGCCAACAGAGCACTTGGGGTTCCAGGTCTCACGGGTTGAGGAAAGAAGTGAATAAA encodes:
- the CNNM3 gene encoding metal transporter CNNM3 isoform X1, encoding MAAAAAGRLGWLLAALCLGNAAGEAAPGPRVLGVCLEEDGAAGAGWAHEGEVRAAPEATFRLRLFGSGFSNSSWSWVAPEGAGCPEGGPAVAPDEAAAPTGEWRALLRLRAEAARPHSVRLAVRGEPGGSAAEEAAALTGEWRALLRLRAEAARPHSALLAVRVEPGGSAAEEEAPPWALGLGAAGLLALAALARGLQLSALALSPAEVQVLRESGSEAERAAARRLEPARRWAGCALGALLLLASLAQAALAVLLYRAAGQRAVPAVLGSAGLVFLVGEVVPAAVSGRWTLALAPRALILSRLAVLLTLPVALPVGQLLELAARPGRLRERVLELARGGGDPYSDLSKGVLPCRTVEDVLTPLEDCFMLDASTVLDFGVLASIMQSGHTRIPVYEDERSNIVDMLYLKDLAFVDPEDCTPLSTITRFYNHPLHFVFNDTKLDAVLEEFKRGKSHLAIVQKVNNEGEGDPFYEVLGLVTLEDVIEEIIRSEILDESEDYRDTIVKKKPVSLNAPLRQKEEFSLFKVSDDDCKVKISPQLLLATQRFLSREVDVFSPLRVSEKVLLHLLKHPSVNQEVRFDESDRLAAHHYLYQRSRPVDYFILILQGRVEVEIGKEGLKFENGAFTYYGVSALTAPSSVHQSPVSSLQSLRYDPPPEPTDGTRLSAYCPDYTVRALSDLQFIKVTRLQYLNALLATRAQALPQSPENTELLAIPGSQTRLLGDKAAIAPGSNHSRPGLPAEESPGRNPGV
- the CNNM3 gene encoding metal transporter CNNM3 isoform X2, which encodes MAAAAAGRLGWLLAALCLGNAAGEAAPGPRVLGVCLEEDGAAGAGWAHEGEVRAAPEATFRLRLFGSGFSNSSWSWVAPEGAGCPEGGPAVAPDEAAAPTGEWRALLRLRAEAARPHSVRLAVRGEPGGSAAEEAAALTGEWRALLRLRAEAARPHSALLAVRVEPGGSAAEEEAPPWALGLGAAGLLALAALARGLQLSALALSPAEVQVLRESGSEAERAAARRLEPARRWAGCALGALLLLASLAQAALAVLLYRAAGQRAVPAVLGSAGLVFLVGEVVPAAVSGRWTLALAPRALILSRLAVLLTLPVALPVGQLLELAARPGRLRERVLELARGGGDPYSDLSKGVLPCRTVEDVLTPLEDCFMLDASTVLDFGVLASIMQSGHTRIPVYEDERSNIVDMLYLKDLAFVDPEDCTPLSTITRFYNHPLHFVFNDTKLDAVLEEFKRGKSHLAIVQKVNNEGEGDPFYEVLGLVTLEDVIEEIIRSEILDESEDYRDTIVKKKPVSLNAPLRQKEEFSLFKVSDDDCKVKISPQLLLATQRFLSREVDVFSPLRVSEKVLLHLLKHPSVNQEVRFDESDRLAAHHYLYQRSRPVDYFILILQGRVEVEIGKEGLKFENGAFTYYGVSALTAPSSVHQSPVSSLQSLRYDPPPEPTDGTRLSAYCPDYTVRALSDLQFIKVTRLQYLNALLATRAQALPQSPENTELLAIPGSQTRLLGDKAAIAPAFPVDLSLFGTFGNCS